In Rariglobus hedericola, the following proteins share a genomic window:
- the mntR gene encoding transcriptional regulator MntR: MAEQPTPPPRTTSAVEDYLERISELIKTKGYARVVDIAAELKISQASVTTMVQRLDGEGLVKYEKYRGMVLTSAGEEVAARIAHRHELLTNFLTLLGLGKTVVDHDVEGMEHHVSVETFDALEKLNRYLETHPEVLAAIKK, from the coding sequence GTGGCCGAGCAACCCACCCCGCCCCCGCGCACGACCTCCGCGGTGGAGGACTACCTCGAACGCATCAGCGAACTCATCAAGACCAAGGGTTACGCCCGGGTCGTTGACATCGCAGCCGAGTTAAAAATCTCCCAGGCCAGCGTCACCACCATGGTGCAGCGCCTCGATGGAGAAGGCCTCGTCAAATACGAGAAATACCGTGGCATGGTCCTCACGAGCGCCGGCGAAGAAGTCGCCGCCCGCATCGCCCACCGCCACGAGTTGCTCACCAATTTCCTGACACTCCTCGGCCTGGGCAAAACCGTCGTCGATCACGACGTCGAAGGCATGGAGCACCACGTGAGCGTCGAAACCTTCGACGCCTTGGAAAAACTCAACCGCTACCTCGAGACCCATCCCGAGGTGCTGGCGGCGATCAAGAAGTAA
- the tatC gene encoding twin-arginine translocase subunit TatC → MSDRNSSDDDYEMSEDDISTREKPMGFLEHLDELRGTLVKCAIAFVVFACLIGIFLKESNDVLMWPLNHVRAENAKLVLDLGTSAPMEGFSVIIQMCTMGGFMLAAPFMLFFIGQFVAPALSEKELKAVLPVCLSAMFLFLMGASFSFFLLVPSTLRVAVEINDMFGFVMRWTPASYYSLLLWLVMGVGASFEFPLLIVLAVYLGFLKVATLRKFRRHAIVVIFVIAAIVTPTPDPFTQTMMAVPLYVLFELAIIAGARVEKRKREAAIEV, encoded by the coding sequence GTGAGCGACCGCAATTCATCAGATGACGACTACGAGATGTCCGAAGACGACATCTCGACCCGTGAGAAGCCCATGGGGTTTCTCGAGCATCTGGACGAGTTGCGCGGCACGCTGGTGAAGTGCGCGATCGCCTTCGTGGTGTTCGCCTGCCTCATCGGTATTTTCCTGAAGGAGTCCAACGATGTGCTGATGTGGCCGCTCAACCACGTGCGCGCGGAAAACGCCAAGCTGGTGCTCGACCTGGGCACGAGCGCGCCGATGGAAGGGTTCTCGGTCATCATCCAGATGTGCACGATGGGCGGCTTCATGCTGGCGGCTCCGTTCATGCTTTTTTTTATCGGACAATTCGTCGCGCCGGCGCTTTCCGAGAAGGAACTGAAGGCCGTGCTGCCGGTGTGCCTCTCGGCCATGTTCCTGTTTTTGATGGGCGCGTCGTTCAGCTTTTTCCTGCTCGTGCCGAGCACGCTGCGGGTGGCGGTGGAGATCAACGACATGTTCGGCTTCGTGATGCGGTGGACGCCGGCGAGTTACTACAGCCTGCTGCTCTGGCTGGTGATGGGCGTGGGCGCTTCGTTTGAGTTTCCGTTGCTCATCGTGCTGGCGGTGTATCTGGGCTTTTTGAAGGTGGCCACGCTGCGCAAGTTCCGCCGTCACGCCATCGTGGTGATCTTTGTCATCGCGGCGATCGTCACGCCGACGCCGGATCCGTTTACGCAGACGATGATGGCGGTGCCGCTCTACGTGCTTTTTGAACTTGCGATCATTGCGGGTGCCCGTGTGGAGAAACGTAAACGCGAGGCGGCCATCGAGGTGTAA